tattttctgttgtttctgttctgattcaggagtctgaagagagagagagagagagcagcaaacttttctttcatgctgattttctcttctcaccactttgtacatttgtagaaaatctataaaatcagacttaaagaaatgagttagtcagaataaatgttgttgttcatattcaaagtgatgtaaaaatgtcctctgaggtgttttaaaaatgtaatcctcctgattaaatcaataaggagataaatcattgttttctgtgagtggagattctgatcaaacaaagtgattgtgtggatgaagtgaatgtgttcatgaaatgattGAACACACTTTACTGATTTGATGTGTGAAGAAACTGAAGTTTGACATCCTGAATAAACTCACATgaactaaatgttttcttctggtCTTCATTGCAAACGttcaagagaacaaaaaaaacctgctacTGTTTGTACCTGCTGAGCTTCTGTATTCAGGAAGTTCAGCAGGAAATAGATGAAGTCAAATAAAGGGGGAGGAGCTACAGAAGAGAGGAGTAATGACCAGGTTAAGTACTCTGCATGTCACTGGAAAACATTCATCTGCTCTTTGTGAGGTATGCAATCAAGCAGAAGCAGGTGAACATGTACTTACTAAATGTAGGAAGTATGTAACACATAGACAGAACATGAagtcagaaatggagagagagagggacttgTAAGAAGAGAAAAGTATTTTGGAGGGTGGTGAAAGAGGGAGAGGCTGAAGATGCTTGTTTAAATCTCTTTTGAGAACAGGTCTGTTGAGGGATAtttaaatccagcagatggcagtaatgACACTTTTCTGATGTCAGctgccaaagaagaagaagaagaagaagaagaagaagaagaagaagaagaagaagtattcAATTGCAAAATCAGCTTTAAATCTAATTAATATAGATGTAAAGGTACCGTTTGGAAAAACTGAATACAGAAGTAGAATCAAAGAAGGTCTTGAGTGGGAGTGGAAATAAACTttgggagaaggaaaaaaaaggggggggggggcagtaatACGCCTAGATGCGTCTAAACTGCCGGAATATCTATAAACAGACGAAGAAGAAGTATTCCGGAAGTAGCAGATCTTTCAGACAGCACAAGGGCAGAgcgatttatttttgtgttatttctgtAACATTTCCTTCTGTTTGAGTTCATTAATTGAGAGTTAATATTTGTGTACCCGCTTCGAATCTAGAGGTAAGTTTACTGAACAgcttaagaaataaatattgtcCTCCCAGAAACAGCGAATTAAAATAATTCAGTGAGtgtaagtcatgttttttttttttttttttttaacctttatttatccaggacAATCCCATTGacattaaaaacctttttttttttcaagggagtcctgAAAGTCTGGATGTAAGTGTGACTAGTTTTATAAACGCAGtagttgtgttatttatttatttattttttaaattagcctCTGAAgaccttgttgttgttgttgttgttgttgttgttgttgttgttgtgactaaAGGAGAGCAGTGTTTTACACTAGGAAACATTGATCTCTCCTTCTCTTGTCACTGAAGTTGCTTTGTTCTGATGTCTCCTCAGATGGCTCCTAAATCTCTGAGTCCTCTGGCCCTCAGGCTGATGAAGGGGATGATCGCTCTGGAGCTGGTGGCCGTGTTTGGGATGTACGGTCTCTTCCAAAAGATGAACTACAGCCCAGGTATCGGATCAACACTTCATCAGTATTATTCATAAAATGGTTGTGTTAGTTCACTTTTGACCCTCTGAACTTCAACGTGTGAATTGACGTGTTATTATAGTCATGAATCTAGAAGTCGACCTGCGCTGTTAATCTACTGAAATGATGCTGATGAACTGActgttaaaatgttgttaaaggagcagtatgtaactctgacccctagtgtttaaaatgggtactgcagtccaaattctaaacattgtagagagctgtctccctgaAGTCAGACTCAAACGTGTGAATTGACGTGTTATTTAGAATCACCTCTTCAGCTTCAGGTAGCTGTTGACCTTTAACCCTTCAttggattggacagctgaagagagacaggaagtgttgggaggagagagcgagggatgaCAGGCAGCAAAGCGCCGAGGACCACAGACTCAGTACAGGGGGCACCAGACATATCAGCACCcctgatgatggtgatgatgattggttgcaggcttgtagccacttcctgtttaagaTGACCTGCCcgtttttaaaacctgtttacATGAAGGTCGAGAACCGAAACGCTGcacataaatgtttgtttgcaggtTAGACGGAGTGCAGGAGAatgttttaaggtttatttttgggacaGGGGATGAAGATAGAAACcggtgagagaaagaggaagacttAAATCTGTGCCGAGTGTCTTCACGTGTtctgaagatttttttctctcttcacctgcaGATTTCAGGAACACCGTGAACAGGAGGTTTCCTTCGATCCTAGAACGTGAGCAGAGATTCAACTTTTATCCTCCACTTTGGcgtgggtttctttttttttttttaggatggcAAGATGTCTTCGTCTGACTTTTAATCGCAAATATAATGAAGGGCAAAATCTCACAtgtaaccatggtaactgaAATTGTTAATTGTTCACTAGACCTCGCTTTTCTTATCGTTACATACACATTTCCCTGTAGTGATTTTATGTTGtttgatatttctttaaaaactcaCTGGcacgctgtcattggctggaggaaacacaccagtcgccccccccccccccccccgaaactaaccaattctacaattcacttagcagactcttttatccaaagcgatgtacatcagagagtaagaacaacacaagcaaggatctagaaaaaagggaacaatgtcagtaagagcaaacgatcagctttgagtctgattggacacacaggtgctgacaggaagtgaccagaggcaaagcacaacattgagggcagttcttgagagctctaatcagtatagaaaccatcttataagtcgtcgttatcagggcgctggtggtgcagtggttagtgcgtgcgacCCATGCATGgcggctgtagtcttccaagcgggcggcccaggttgaaatccgacctgtggctcctttcccgcatgtcattccccactctctctccctccctgattttgGATTCTAACTGTCCTATGgttccattaaaaggcacaaaaaacccaaaaataaatcttggagaaaaaagaaaaagttgttatcaaacaaaaaccatcatcatgaaggtcgtaggtgttcagaaagagctgggtctttagctttttcttaaaggcgcAGAGGGACTCAAATGGAGTCTAGTTAGAGagttaggaccctgttgtgaaggttggatcagacgcctttcatggGCGAACCAGatcagtaaaatccagtcagaggacagagtctctgcagacacagtcaccagcacacatgtacggaggcccagaagggacgatggagcagcttcacttctgtaaaagtctgtattttattttgaaggaagaagCTGCTGACTGTATCTTTAAGATAATTCACTTTATTGTGTCGCTCAAACTCTTTCTTTGtaagaggacaggagagaagTTTTCAAGAGGAGTCGGAAATAAACCGAAAACCCGCTGCGTCAGAAAACATTAATAACTTTAATCTGACTAATGAACTCTGTACATTGTTATAGATACAAGAACacgtaaccatgacaacagaaTCTCCTGTATGTGAAAGTCTTTTCTCTCTTaaaagggagggggagggggaggggggatcaGACAgctgtgtttcatgtttctgcTCTCCCGTTTCCTCCCCAGTTTACTACAAGTCCAACGAGATGGCGGGCATCCACGGGATCCGAGAGAGTGACCACGAAGCCTGGTCGGCCAAACAGGAATGAAGCCGTCAgacgggggggaaaaaaaacaaacaaacgcacAAAAAAGCAGCTGTTACTTCTTCCTCATCTTGTTCCCGAACGTTTTCCCTCCCGCCCTCGCTCGTCCGAACGACTTCTTCTTGTTGAACATCGTCTTCTTCCTGCGCATGGTTTTGGCATCTCGGCCTTGGATCCAGTCGTCTCGCTGAGCCTCCCACTTCAGCTGCTTcacacctgcaggaacagacggacATTTTAAACACTCACACCTCGGGTTTCATGGATGTGGCGCTCCAGAGGTTTTCTCTTAACGCCAACAACCTCCACGAAAACGTACAACAACACTGAAGTATCTAAAGTTCATTAAACTGAAATTaacgtgatctagaaacacagttaagcagtgagtacagtatgttattcttcttttctctagtccctcaattaaacaacttttatacgtgaggggaggagtcagccggccgtccgggcgatgtaaacaaagtgaagataggactctgaaaactctgaaaacatcacagacagtgggactcgggtgttacacccattgtagacagtcatgactcacagagttattttcagaggagatacttgatttatattatatttaagagtgaaaaatcgcatattaagcctttaaggaaGAAGAGGGATAAgttgcaatggattgtgggatgtgtagttccttgactccgggAGAAAATGACATACAGTACAGTCTTGTTCCTTCGCCTTTTTCTGTGTTCAACACCGTTTTTACGccaaatcaaatgtattataatcatcaatgtttggggtagctggttgtcatggttacaggcttcaatctcttgatataaggattttatGAAATTGCAATGGAGGGTTTTTAAAGGGGGAATTTACTTCCTGAACCAGAGccgctgataaaaaaaaaaaaagtgtgcggtcactgttgagctctgtAGAAACCTTCAGAGTATTCTGGATGTTTTGTTGGATTTgttgacaaagaaaaagatctGGAGTATCACCACACTTCTCTTTGAATATTTATCTTAAAGGATATTGGATGAAACCTGAcaacaaatataaatgtattcatcGGAAGAGAGCCGTTAAAGAAGAGATGAGAGAAGTGAGTCTGTTGAACGCTGAGTGTCGTTGTTTTGAAGGATTTTCTCTCCGTGGAGAAGAGACTGAAACACGCTGGTATCcagctttaataaataaataaaaagtcgaTGTTTATTCGAGGCTTTGTCTCATTATTTTCCTCGGACATCTCGCCCACATGTTGAAAGTTTCTAGAAGTCGACCTGCGCTGTTAATCTACTGAAATGATGCTGATGAACTgactgttaaaatgtttttaaaggagcagtatgtaactctgacccctagtgtttaaaatgggtactgcagtccaaattctaaacattgtagagagctgtctccctgaAGTCAGACGTGTTTATCAGACCtgtttctgctcctctctgctgagGGACATCTCAAAGGTTAAAGGTCGTGACCTCTCAGGTGTCTCTTACCTGCTTTGTCTCGGTTGGCCATGGCGTTCA
The Labrus mixtus chromosome 12, fLabMix1.1, whole genome shotgun sequence genome window above contains:
- the LOC132984624 gene encoding protein CEBPZOS-like, with translation MAPKSLSPLALRLMKGMIALELVAVFGMYGLFQKMNYSPDFRNTVNRRFPSILELYYKSNEMAGIHGIRESDHEAWSAKQE